In Piliocolobus tephrosceles isolate RC106 chromosome 4, ASM277652v3, whole genome shotgun sequence, the following are encoded in one genomic region:
- the DUSP1 gene encoding dual specificity protein phosphatase 1, with the protein MVMEVGTLDAGGLRALLRERAAQCLLLDCRSFFAFNAGHIAGSVNVRFSTIVRRRAKGAMGLEHIVPNAELRGRLLAGAYHAVVLLDERSAALDSAKRDGTLTLAAGALCREARAAQVFFLKGGYEAFSASCPELCSKQSTPMGLSLPLSTSVPDSAESGCSSCSTPLYDQGGPVEILPFLYLGSAYHASRKDMLDALGITALINVSANCPNHFEGHYQYKSIPVEDNHKADISSWFNEAIDFIDSIKNAGGRVFVHCQAGISRSATICLAYLMRTNRVKLDEAFEFVKQRRSIISPNFSFMGQLLQFESQVLAPHCSAEAGSPAMAVLDRGTSTTTVFNFPVSIPVHSTNSALSYLQSPITTSPSC; encoded by the exons ATGGTCATGGAAGTGGGCACCCTGGACGCTGGAGGCCTGCGGGCGCTGCTGAGGGAGCGCGCGGCGCAATGCCTGCTGCTGGACTGCCGCTCCTTCTTCGCCTTCAACGCCGGCCACATCGCCGGCTCTGTCAACGTGCGCTTCAGCACCATCGTGCGGCGCCGGGCCAAGGGCGCCATGGGCCTGGAGCACATCGTGCCCAACGCCGAGCTGCGCGGCCGCCTGCTGGCCGGCGCCTACCACGCCGTGGTGTTGCTGGACGAGCGCAGCGCCGCCCTGGACAGCGCCAAGCGCGACGGCACCCTGACTCTGGCGGCCGGCGCTCTCTGCCGCGAGGCGCGCGCCGCGCAAGTCTTCTTCCTCAAAG GAGGATACGAAGCGTTTTCGGCTTCCTGCCCGGAGCTGTGCAGCAAACAGTCGACCCCCATGGGGCTCAGCCTTCCCCTGAGTACTAGCGTCCCTGACAGCGCGGAATCTGGGTGCAGTTCCTGCAGTACCCCACTCTATGATCAG GGTGGCCCGGTGGAAATCCTGCCCTTTCTGTACCTGGGCAGTGCCTATCACGCTTCCCGCAAGGATATGCTGGATGCCTTGGGCATCACTGCCTTGATCAACGTCTCAGCCAATTGTCCCAACCATTTTGAGGGTCACTACCAGTACAAGAGCATCCCTGTGGAGGACAACCACAAGGCAGACATCAGCTCCTGGTTCAACGAGGCCATTGACTTCATAG ACTCCATCAAGAATGCTGGAGGAAGGGTGTTTGTTCACTGCCAGGCAGGCATTTCCCGGTCAGCTACTATCTGCCTTGCTTACCTCATGAGGACTAACCGAGTCAAGCTAGACGAGGCCTTTGAGTTTGTGAAGCAGAGGCGAAGCATCATCTCCCCCAACTTCAGCTTCATGGGCCAGCTGCTGCAGTTTGAGTCCCAGGTGCTGGCCCCACACTGCTCGGCAGAGGCTGGGAGCCCTGCCATGGCTGTGCTGGACCGAGGCACCTCCACCACCACCGTGTTCAACTTCCCCGTCTCCATCCCTGTCCACTCCACGAACAGTGCGCTGAGCTACCTTCAGAGTCCCATCACGACCTCTCCCAGCTGCTGA